A single window of Sulfolobales archaeon DNA harbors:
- a CDS encoding DUF131 domain-containing protein, whose translation MDRFLVGFILILIGFILVFLAVLLLSLPAGAEARGFGFILIGPIPIMLSGGVEAIYLLLIIAVALLVLIVAMLASIMGRASSP comes from the coding sequence ATGGATAGATTTTTAGTGGGATTTATACTCATCCTGATCGGATTTATACTTGTGTTCCTCGCAGTCCTTCTTCTCTCTCTACCCGCTGGCGCTGAGGCCAGGGGCTTCGGCTTTATATTGATAGGCCCTATACCGATTATGCTGAGCGGGGGTGTTGAAGCTATTTATCTTCTATTAATTATCGCAGTTGCTCTCTTGGTCTTGATCGTAGCTATGTTGGCCAGTATTATGGGGAGAGCTTCTAGCCCCTAG
- a CDS encoding DUF1122 family protein yields MVLSISSTDLCDIIAERLGSDIVRCSRGRVRGVYEAMLSIGGSMILLTIFIGREGYSPWAEIDVLATSNDVHNAIDRIIEQVSKIFEGYSRIMVTYTWDPETVSLLDRGVHPAATRIGAMLVSKGFYVVKNMYFPEGYSEGSPKLVGEGYVDNKWYLEELCAELEELRRLINRGCLERDSVCIYADISLRYIERLKTIDKC; encoded by the coding sequence ATGGTGCTGAGTATAAGTAGCACAGATCTATGTGATATTATAGCTGAGAGGCTTGGTTCTGATATTGTGAGGTGTTCTAGGGGAAGGGTTAGGGGTGTGTATGAGGCTATGCTATCAATAGGTGGTAGCATGATCCTCCTAACGATCTTCATTGGTAGAGAGGGCTATTCCCCCTGGGCAGAGATAGATGTTCTGGCCACCTCCAATGATGTGCATAATGCTATTGATAGGATTATTGAGCAGGTATCCAAGATCTTCGAGGGTTATTCAAGGATAATGGTTACATATACATGGGATCCCGAGACAGTGTCTCTCCTAGATAGAGGTGTTCACCCAGCTGCAACTAGAATCGGAGCTATGCTCGTCTCCAAGGGTTTCTATGTTGTTAAAAACATGTATTTCCCCGAAGGATATAGCGAGGGGAGTCCAAAGCTTGTTGGAGAGGGCTATGTTGATAACAAGTGGTATCTCGAAGAGCTATGTGCTGAGCTGGAGGAGCTTAGAAGACTTATCAATAGAGGGTGTTTGGAGAGGGATTCAGTATGTATATATGCTGATATATCACTTAGATATATAGAGAGACTAAAGACTATAGATAAATGTTGA